In Caloramator mitchellensis, the genomic window TATAATGCCTTGTATTCCATCTATTACTTTAGCAGCAATATATATGCTGTCTATTCCATCATGGGGATAAGCGCCATGAGCGCCTTTTCCAAAAATTGATATTTTAAATGGATTCGAAGCTGCTGCTACCAATCCTTTTTTTACCCCAATAACTCCCGTATCGAGCGTTTCATCAACATGAAGTGCATATATTGCCCTAACGTTGTCAAGTGCACCAAAATTTATCATATCTTTAGCTCCACCATCTGTCTCTTCAGCTGGTTGAAATATAAGCCTAACCTTTCCATTTAATTTGGATTCATATTTTTTTAAAATTATTGCTGCACCTATTTGAATAGCTGTATGTGCGTCATGTCCGCAGGCATGCATTAATCCTTTTTTAATAGAACTATACGGCTTATCCTTTAAATCTTCAATTTCAAGAGCATCCATATCTGCCCTTAATGCAACAATTTTATCTGATTTTCCAATTTCAGCAATAATGCCACAATTATCATACCTTTTATAATCGATGCTATATTGTTTTAAATATTTTTCGACCAACGAAGCCGTATATTTTAAGTTTCTATCTATCTCTGGATTCTTATGTAGTTCCCTTCTTATTTCAACTAAAATGTCTTTAATTGCATTAGCCTCATATAAAAAATTAATCATTAGTAACACCCTCCTCCATAAACATTAGCCTATCATCTTTTATCATTGCCTTAATACCAATTGGAATGGTAATTCTTTTCTCTCCATGACCTAAATTTTCTAATATATACACTGGTATATTTAAATTAGAAAAAAATCCCCACAAAACTTCATTTATACTAAGGCTTTTATTAAACTCCCTAGCTTCACAGTTTGTAAAGTCTCCAAGAATTACAGCTTTAACTCGTTTAAATACATTTGAATACTTAAGATGATATAACAACCTATCGATTTTATATGGTTCTTCACCGACATCCTCCAATATCAATATACCATCGTCAAACTTCGGTTCATAGGCTGTTCCAATCATTGAAGCTATTATTGAAAGATTGCCTCCAATTATTTTTCCTTCTGCTTGTCCAGAAACAATAGCAGTTAAATTAAGTTTATAACTTTTAATATCTCCTTTCAATACCTTCATTAAAAAATTAAAGTTATAGTCCTTCAAAAAATCACCTGCAGCAATCATTGGTCCGTGGAATGTAACTAGATTTGAAAATTTGTAAATAGCGTTTAATAGATAGGTTATATCGCTAAATCCTAAAAAAATCTTAGGATTTAGCTTTATTTTAGCAAAATCAATCATATCAACAATTCTATTTGAGCCATATCCTCCGCGAAGACAAAAAATTGCATCAACTTTATCATCTTCAAAAAAAACATTAAAATCCTTCGCCCTCATCTCATCTACTCCAGACAAAAATCCATATTGTTTATAACAGCTTTCACCTAAGACAACCTTATAACCTAAATCTTCTAATTTTCTAACAGTTAAATCAACCTTCTCAAAACTAAAAGCAGGACTTGCAGGAGCAATAATCCCAATTGTGTCTCCTTGTTTAAGTCTTCTTGGTTTCATTCAAATCTCCCCCACTTAAATATTCAACGCCTTTAATATCTTTTTTTCAATCTGAATTATTTTTGGCTCTTCAAAAATACTCGTTGCAGTTTTAATTATTCTATAAGCGCTCTTAACATCATTCTCCATTAAATATATATATGCTAAATTTAAGTAGTTATTATAATATTGATTGTTTAGCTCAATAGATTTATTAAAGCAATCCTTTGCTCTATGATTTTGATTCATTTCTAAATATGCTGTTCCAAGATTATAATACAACAAAAAATGTTTTAATCCATGTTTTATTGAATTATTAAAAAACTTTATGGCTGACTCATAATCTTTTTCAGCAATAGAACAGAGGCCAAGATAGTAATAAAACTTTTTTTTATCAAAGAATAGATTCTTTATAGCATGTATTTTTGCTTCAATAATCTTATTTTCCTTAATCAAATTAGTAATTAGTTCATCCAAAATTAAAACCCCCTTTTAGGCTTTTTTGTAATTATTGACCTAAAAGAAGGTTTTTATTCATACTATTTTCCTCGAATATTGTTTGCAATCTGCCACATATCATCAGCAGTTTTCACCGTTCTAGAATTTAATTCAAAGGCTCTTTGGGTTACAAGCATATCAGTTAACTCCTTAGCAATATCTACATTTGATTTTTCCAGATAACCCTGTTTAAGATTTGTCGACTCTTTTATATTTGCATTATCAGCAGCAAATAAATTTTCACCTTTTTGCTTTAAACTATCCTGACCGATTATTTCATAGACATTAATTTTTCCAACCAATTCTTCTGAACCATCAACAAGGTTATAAACATCGCCATTAGATTTAATTATAAAATTATCATTAATACTTAGATTATTATTATAATTTTCTATTTCTAAAAAAAGACCGCTGCTATGAACAAAATTTCCATTTGCGTCAATGTTAAATGCTCCGTCCCTTGTATAAAAATAATTGCCATCTCCGTCTTTAACTTTGAAATATCCTTCTCCTACAATAGCAACATCAGTTTTATTTCCTGTTTCCTTAATAAGCCCCTGACTAAAATTTCTAATAAGCTCCTCACCTCTTACTCCACTACCTACAGTTAAATTGCTCTTGTCATTGTTTGTTATAGGAGTCCCCAACCTGTCAAGCGACTCATTAAAAATGTCTGAAAAAGCAACATCAAGTCTCTTGTATCCATTGGTATCTATATTGGCAATATTATTTGAAATTACATCTATTCTATTTTGACTAGAATAAAGTCCTGATCTTCCATTCCACATCACCTTTAACATTAAATCACCCTCTATCTAACATTGCCAACTTCATTAACAGTTTTTGACAATGTTTCGTCTAATGATTGCATAACTTTTTGACTCGATTCATAACTTCTCATAATACTCATCATTTCAGTAATGACTTCAATTGTATCAACATTTGATTTTTCAACAAAACCTTGCTTAATATCAGTTGCTACAGGATTCCCATCCGCCTTAGAATTATAAAAATCATTTGCATCCCTTAATAATTGATTTTTATCTTCAAAGGTAGTTATTAAAAATTTAAGATTATCAGTTCCAGAAATAGTTCCATCTGGGTTAAGCGTAATATTTTCCGAGTTTACTTTAATAGTTTTTTCATAGCCATTCTCATCTAATCCTATTACCTTGTATCCATTAGTAGCAATAAGGTTGCCTTCGCTATCGATTTTAAATCTTCCATCCCTTGTGTATTTTTTGCTTCCATTTTCATCTTCAACAGTAAAGAATCCATCTCCATTGATTGCAAAATCTAATATTCTATCGGTTTTTTCCAAATCTCCCTGTGAAAAATTTGTCCTAGTCCCATCTATTCCAACTCCAAGCTCAATAGTTCCAATCCTTCTTGGAAAACTTTTATCGCCAACTTGTTTATCTTTATTCATCAAAACTAATTCTTCAAAAGATTTTAGAGATACCTTCTGCTTTTTGTATCCTGCAGTATTTATATTTGAAACATTATTGCTCAAGTTTTCAAGTTGAACCTGTTTTGTTATCATTCCCGAGGCTGCAGTGTAAATCCCTCTTAGCATGTCACTTCCCCCTTACTTTTTATCATTTTCGAAAAATGCCTTAATCTCATCGGGGTATTTCATTCCCAATTCCCTTGCTTTTATTTCAATTTGTTGGTTTGTCATATTTTTTGTTGTTGTAAATGACATTAAAATAGCAGTTATAACTATACCTATTCCAAGCCCAAGTAAAAAGTTCCTATCCTTAATCAATTGATTAATTTTTAGTTTTAAAATTAATTCAATTATTAAACTTTTGCCTTTTTCAAACCAAGCCTTAATAATACCTCACCCTTTCCAATATTGAGCTTAGAACTTATATCATCAACTGAATAACCTTGTTCATTCAATTTATAAATCAAATCGTTTAGGTCTAATAGTTCTTCCTCATTTTTCTCTTCAACAACGATATTGGGTTTATTTACCTCTTCATTTTTTGTTGGAGCATCACTAAATTTT contains:
- a CDS encoding tetratricopeptide repeat protein codes for the protein MDELITNLIKENKIIEAKIHAIKNLFFDKKKFYYYLGLCSIAEKDYESAIKFFNNSIKHGLKHFLLYYNLGTAYLEMNQNHRAKDCFNKSIELNNQYYNNYLNLAYIYLMENDVKSAYRIIKTATSIFEEPKIIQIEKKILKALNI
- a CDS encoding flagellar hook-basal body complex protein encodes the protein MLRGIYTAASGMITKQVQLENLSNNVSNINTAGYKKQKVSLKSFEELVLMNKDKQVGDKSFPRRIGTIELGVGIDGTRTNFSQGDLEKTDRILDFAINGDGFFTVEDENGSKKYTRDGRFKIDSEGNLIATNGYKVIGLDENGYEKTIKVNSENITLNPDGTISGTDNLKFLITTFEDKNQLLRDANDFYNSKADGNPVATDIKQGFVEKSNVDTIEVITEMMSIMRSYESSQKVMQSLDETLSKTVNEVGNVR
- a CDS encoding flagellar hook-basal body complex protein, yielding MLKVMWNGRSGLYSSQNRIDVISNNIANIDTNGYKRLDVAFSDIFNESLDRLGTPITNNDKSNLTVGSGVRGEELIRNFSQGLIKETGNKTDVAIVGEGYFKVKDGDGNYFYTRDGAFNIDANGNFVHSSGLFLEIENYNNNLSINDNFIIKSNGDVYNLVDGSEELVGKINVYEIIGQDSLKQKGENLFAADNANIKESTNLKQGYLEKSNVDIAKELTDMLVTQRAFELNSRTVKTADDMWQIANNIRGK
- a CDS encoding S66 peptidase family protein, translated to MKPRRLKQGDTIGIIAPASPAFSFEKVDLTVRKLEDLGYKVVLGESCYKQYGFLSGVDEMRAKDFNVFFEDDKVDAIFCLRGGYGSNRIVDMIDFAKIKLNPKIFLGFSDITYLLNAIYKFSNLVTFHGPMIAAGDFLKDYNFNFLMKVLKGDIKSYKLNLTAIVSGQAEGKIIGGNLSIIASMIGTAYEPKFDDGILILEDVGEEPYKIDRLLYHLKYSNVFKRVKAVILGDFTNCEAREFNKSLSINEVLWGFFSNLNIPVYILENLGHGEKRITIPIGIKAMIKDDRLMFMEEGVTND
- a CDS encoding M20 metallopeptidase family protein — translated: MINFLYEANAIKDILVEIRRELHKNPEIDRNLKYTASLVEKYLKQYSIDYKRYDNCGIIAEIGKSDKIVALRADMDALEIEDLKDKPYSSIKKGLMHACGHDAHTAIQIGAAIILKKYESKLNGKVRLIFQPAEETDGGAKDMINFGALDNVRAIYALHVDETLDTGVIGVKKGLVAAASNPFKISIFGKGAHGAYPHDGIDSIYIAAKVIDGIQGIISREVAAADSAVITVGKIHGGTAANAVARNVDIEGIIRTVGDDLRQFVLSRFKEVVIDTSRIYRGIAEVDIFESYPSFSNDDILFNDFIKFVGDINEIKLIEIQKPGMGVEDFAYYTKLVPGLYYKLGCRNVEKGIVHPAHGSYFDIDEDCLALGSATQTMCAFNYLNSHK